A single window of Vigna unguiculata cultivar IT97K-499-35 chromosome 1, ASM411807v1, whole genome shotgun sequence DNA harbors:
- the LOC114179755 gene encoding uncharacterized protein LOC114179755, protein MSRRNGSGPQLDLKLNLSPPRVDRRLDSPTRSATASPTSPPSSCVSSELNQEDKNYSNSPEATSMVLVGCPRCLMYVMLSEDDPKCPKCKSTVLLDFLHDTKNPTIRRS, encoded by the coding sequence ATGAGCCGCAGAAATGGAAGTGGTCCGCAGCTTGACTTGAAGCTCAACCTGTCCCCGCCCAGGGTCGACCGGAGACTCGACTCGCCCACACGATCGGCCACCGCATCGCCGACTTCGCCGCCCAGCTCCTGCGTCTCGTCGGAGCTCAACCAAGAGGACAAGAATTACTCCAACAGCCCTGAAGCCACCTCCATGGTGCTCGTCGGGTGTCCTCGCTGCCTCATGTATGTCATGCTCTCCGAAGATGATCCCAAGTGCCCCAAATGCAAAAGCACCGTTTTGCTAGATTTCCTGCACGACACCAAAAACCCCACCATAAGGAGGAGTTAG